A window from Salvia miltiorrhiza cultivar Shanhuang (shh) chromosome 2, IMPLAD_Smil_shh, whole genome shotgun sequence encodes these proteins:
- the LOC131010991 gene encoding uncharacterized protein LOC131010991 codes for MAGVSMEKFEEYFQKADADRDGRISGVEAVAFLQGSNLPRQVLAQIWMHADQNRTGFLSRPEFYNALKLVTVAQSKRELTPDIVKAALYGPASAKIPPPQINVPATPGPQPSPVAASPLTQVGATSQPSSQSLGFRGPAPPSSSFNQQSGTVLSTSGINQQLRPMPSSTGMNQQFGMVPSSTGMNQQYGQVPPGTNMNPQFFPSQGNQMRPPITMPTGPASRPPQAASGLNVSGGMTAAGLPNSNNSWSVGTASVGPATQVLDRGVNPSMSSVAPNSQDPLSSLSGAKDPKALVSSGIGPNSAGMFSGDLFSANQSSSQKVSSVPQQPTSSLPTSSAVVPVSSSAQPSAKPDPFEALQSTLKKPSATVSAAQTQYVPKSNQQAPTQVTSSGLTPGLQPGVGNAMPEPSQISWPKMTRAGIQKYAKVFMEVDTDRDGKITGDQARNLFLSWRLPREVLKQIWDLSDQDNDSMLSLREFCVALYLMERYREGNPLPSVIPNSVMLDETLVSLAGPPTAYGGIAWSPASGLRPQQGLPGAQPVSHAGLRPPMQPVVSQADGSMQFNQNAGGHTFDNSHGNQHSNGLTNSVDVGGQEAAETTGKVDNKDKVLLDSREKLEYYRTKMQDLVLYKSRCDNRLNEITERARADKGEAELLEKKYQEKYKQVAEIHSKLTIEEASFRDIQERKMELQQAITKMEQGGSADGILQVRADRIQSDLEELLKALAERCKKHSVEVKSSAIIELPQGWQPGIPEIAAVWDEDWDKFDDEGFSFDVALPENGKPASVERENSSPTHSYSPDSPSNASTPEKPFVAEASAFDAESVFSADESKSPRGSPGRTYESPSKEYSESHFRKSSDGDAETHRGFDEPSWGDFDNNDDIDSVWGFNTKDPGGAKNEEKYFFGSNDFGASPERSSSPRAESAFPKSNLFFEDSVPSTPLSRAGNSPRYGNDSRDPFESFSRYDSFSTNDHASSPRGETFTRFDSISSSRGIDHSSNYSFDDSDPFGSSGPFKVSSETSKEKF; via the exons ATGGCGGGAGTAAGTATGGAGAAATTCGAGGAGTATTTCCAAAAGGCGGATGCGGATCGCGACGGCCGGATCAGTGGAGTTGAGGCGGTGGCTTTTCTGCAGGGATCCAATTTGCCTAGACAAGTTCTTGCGCAG ATATGGATGCACGCTGACCAAAACCGCACTGGTTTTCTCAGTCGTCCTGAGTTTTATAACGCTCTTAAGCTTGTTACAGTGGCTCAAAGCAAGCGAGAATTGACGCCAGATATTGTTAAGGCAGCTTTATATGGTCCGGCTTCTGCCAAAATCCCACCCCCCCAAATAAATGTACCTGCTACCCCTGGACCACAGCCAAGTCCAGTAGCTGCTTCACCTTTGACACAGGTGGGCGCCACTTCCCAACCATCTTCTCAAAGTCTTGGATTCAGAGGGCCTGCTCCTCCTAGTTCAAGCTTTAACCAGCAATCTGGAACAGTTCTGTCAACTTCAGGCATAAACCAACAACTTAGACCGATGCCTTCTTCTACTGGTATGAACCAGCAGTTTGGGATGGTACCTTCAAG TACTGGAATGAACCAGCAGTATGGCCAGGTACCCCCAGGTACAAATATGAACCCACAATTTTTCCCTTCTCAAGGTAACCAGATGAGACCGCCTATAACAATGCCTACTGGTCCTGCTTCACGTCCACCTCAGGCTGCTAGTGGTCTTAATGTTTCTGGAGGCATGACTGCCGCTGGCCTTCCGAACTCAAATAACAGTTGGTCGGTTGGGACAGCTTCCGTTGGACCTGCTACACAAGTCTTGGATAGAGGCGTTAATCCATCCATGTCATCAGTTGCTCCAAATTCCCAAGACCCACTTTCTTCATTATCAGGCGCCAAGGATCCTAAAGCATTAGTTAGTTCAGGTATTGGGCCTAATTCGGCTGGCATGTTTTCTGGTGATCTGTTCTCTGCAAATCAGTCTTCATCCCAAAAAGTTTCTTCTGTTCCACAACAACCTACAAGTAGCCTGCCTACATCCTCTGCCGTTGTCCCTGTTAGTTCGAGTGCGCAGCCTTCGGCCAAGCCTGATCCATTTGAAGCTTTACAGAGCACTCTCAAAAAACCATCTGCTACAGTTTCGGCTGCACAGACACAATATGTCCCCAAGTCTAATCAGCAGGCTCCAACTCAAGTTACGTCCTCAGGCTTGACACCTGGACTCCAGCCAGGTGTGGGGAATGCAATGCCAGAACCCTCACAGATTTCATGGCCAAAAATGACACGAGCTGGCATTCAAAAGTATGCAAAAGTTTTTATGGAAGTAGACACCGATAGAGATGGGAAAATAACTGGTGATCAGGCACGTAACCTATTCTTGAGTTGGAGACTGCCAAGAG AGGTCTTAAAGCAGATTTGGGATCTATCGGATCAAGACAATGATAGCATGCTTTCCTTAAGGGAATTCTGCGTTGCACTCTATTTGATGGAGCGGTACAGGGAAGGAAACCCTCTTCCATCTGTGATCCCAAATAGTGTCATGCTCGATGAGACTTTAGTATCTTTGGCAGGTCCACCTACAGCTTATGGGGGCATAGCATGGAGTCCTGCTTCTG GATTAAGACCACAGCAGGGCTTGCCTGGTGCTCAACCAGTTTCACATGCTGGTTTAAGACCACCAATGCAGCCAGTAGTTTCTCAGGCTGATGGATCAATGCAATTCAATCAGAATGCTGGAGGTCATACATTTGATAATTCACATGGCAATCAACACAGTAATGGGCTCACCAATTCTGTGGATGTTGGGGGTCAAGAAGCAGCAGAAACTACTGGAAAG GTTGACAACAAGGACAAGGTGCTCTTGGATTCCAGAGAGAAGCTTGAATACTATCGAACAAAAATGCAAGACCTT GTTTTGTACAAAAGTAGATGTGATAATCGACTTAATGAAATCACAGAAAGGGCTAGAGCAGACAAAGGCGAG GCCGAGTTGCTGGAGAAGAAATATCAAGAAAAGTACAAACAAGTTGCAGAAATTCATTCAAAGTTAACTATTGAAGAGGCTTCATTTCGCGACATTCAG GAGCGGAAGATGGAGTTACAACAAGCAATCACCAAAATGGAACAAGGTGGAAGTGCTGATGGTATTCTTCAG GTGCGTGCTGATCGTATACAATCCGATCTTGAGGAACTCTTAAAGGCATTGGCTGAACGCTGCAAGAAACATTCTGTAGAAGTTAAGTCCTCAGCAATAATTGAGCTTCCCCAAG GTTGGCAACCTGGGATCCCAGAGATAGCAGCGGTATGGGATGAGGATTGGGACAAGTTTGACGATGAAG GATTTTCTTTTGATGTTGCCCTTCCTGAAAATGGGAAGCCAGCATCTGTTGAGAGAGAAAATTCTTCTCCAACCCATAGCTATTCCCCAGACTCCCCATCAAATGCTTCCACGCCCGAGAAACCCTTTGTTGCCGAGGCTAGTGCCTTTGATGCAGAATCAGTTTTTAGTGCAGATGAGTCGAAGAGTCCACGTGGAAGTCCAGGGAGGACATACGAAAGTCCGTCTAAAGAATACTCAGAGAGTCATTTCAGAAAAAGCTCTGATGGTGATGCTGAAACCCACAG AGGCTTTGATGAACCTTCTTGGGGTGATTTTGACAACAACGATGATATTGATTCAGTGTGGGGCTTCAATACTAAG GATCCCGGCGGTGCAAAGAACGAAGAAAAATATTTCTTCGGCTCTAACGATTTTGGTGCAAGTCCTGAAAGAAGCAGCTCTCCTCGTGCAGAAAGTGCCTTCCCAAAGAGTAACCTGTTCTTTGAGGATTCTGTTCCCAGCACCCCACTTTCGAGGGCTGGCAATTCTCCTAGGTACGGCAATGATTCAAGAGACCCGTTCGAGAGTTTCTCAAGGTATGATTCGTTCAGCACAAACGACCATGCCTCGTCACCCCGTGGAGAGACCTTTACCAGGTTTGACTCCATAAGTAGCTCGAGGGGCATTGACCACAGCAGCAACTATTCGTTTGATGACTCTGATCCCTTCGGTTCTAGTGGCCCATTTAAGGTCTCGTCAGAAACAAGTAAAGAAAAATTCTAA
- the LOC131010990 gene encoding light-harvesting complex-like protein OHP1, chloroplastic: MASVAAAPLSMSSPFLRLRATTNNPTRSLLPTHNHKRVGFNIHASNLPAGVELPKEQPKFEAPFLGFTTTAEIWNSRACMIGLIGTFIVELILNKGILEIIGVEVGKGLDIPL, from the exons atgGCCTCTGTAGCAGCAGCACCATTGTCAATGTCATCTCCTTTCCTCCGCCTCCGCGCCACCACAAACAACCCCACCCGCTCACTCCTCCCCACTCACAATCACAAACGTGTCGGCTTCAACATCCACGCCTCCAACCTCCCCGCCGGA gtGGAATTGCCTAAAGAGCAACCAAAATTCGAAGCCCCGTTTCTGGGGTTCACCACAACAGCTGAGATTTGGAATTCCAGAGCATGTATGATTGGCCTGATTGGGACTTTCATCGTTGAATTG aTTCTGAATAAGGGAATACTTGAGATAATTGGGGTGGAGGTTGGAAAAGGCCTTGATATTCCTCTTTGA